A stretch of the Ornithodoros turicata isolate Travis chromosome 4, ASM3712646v1, whole genome shotgun sequence genome encodes the following:
- the LOC135392108 gene encoding uncharacterized protein LOC135392108 translates to METTDHPNVNSPCGDSRADDDKSAIQNGPTDKPAEDAAAQADTSNECNGLEDNDEGDSEIEASFNATGTIVDKGIDQEQSEDWETEISSPCYVVPPKRYLYGKTVFVPSDIHPVSMRRRTPWLQAVEGQFDDAEDS, encoded by the exons ATGGAGACGACAGATCATCCAAATGTCAACAGTCCTTGCGGTGACTCTAGAGCGGATGATGACAAGTCTGCAATCCAAAATG GGCCTACTGATAAACCGGCGGAAGATGCAGCTGCACAGGCGGACACCTCGAACGAATGCAACGGCTTAGAAGATAACG ACGAGGGTGACTCCGAAATCGAAGCTTCATTCAATGCAACGGGAACCATAGTAGACAAGGGCATCGATCAAGAACAGTCGGAAGACTGGGAAACGGAAATTAGCTCTCCCTGTTACGTTG TGCCACCCAAGAGATATCTGTATGGAAAGACAGTATTTGTGCCTTCGGACATTCACCCTGTGTCCATGAGGCGGAGGACTCCGTGGTTACAGGCCGTGGAGGGACAGTTTGACGACGCCGAGGATTCGTGA